The following DNA comes from Hordeum vulgare subsp. vulgare chromosome 3H, MorexV3_pseudomolecules_assembly, whole genome shotgun sequence.
GTTTTGAATTACAATAAGATTTGCAAAAATTAAAATTAATTGCAAAAATAGTCGTTCTCCTAAAACGCAAAGTAGTGTCTTAAATACCGAAGGAACAAATGCACGCAAAGTATTCTTTTGCATTTAGTATTACTGTGGTAATACATATGGATGCAAACCTTAATAATTTACATATTTATGTAATATATGAAAACCAGAGGGCTTCAAATGCAGCCAAACATATTTCTATAATTTCATTCACAGAAAGTATAACAATTAATCTGCAAAGTATTCTAAGCCTGATGGCTCAAAGGGGATATGTAAGGGATTGTCTTTCTTTGCGTGGATAAGAATCAAACTGATTCGTTTGGGTCGTCACCGGGGAGGATGCTGCCTCGTGGATGGCGCGAGGGCTCCGCGGTCAAGCGTGAGCGAGAGGTCAGATCGTCGTGTTGGACGACAGTCGCGTCTGAGGACGCACCCCCGGGACTCGTGTCTTGTCCGTTGGAGCCGGCTAATGGCCATGATGGGGCTTCGCGTCGGAGGATAGTGACGGGGCCGAGGGTCGCCGTGCGCTCCGGGATGGTGGCCGCCGTTTCATCGACGCCGGTGTTGCCTCCCGTTGTCGGGGTGTCTCGCATGGATCGAGTCCTCGCCACGCCGGACGTCATATTTTACAAGTAGAAGAAATGCCTCCGTGATGTGGATGAAGTGCAATCGCCCTCTTCACGGAAGTGGCCGCTAGTGTCACGCAGCCATGCTTGCCGTCGGCCTCTTTATGGATGATTTGATGAAGCAATTCGTGAAGAGGGCAATAAGCATTGATCGTGGATGCCAACGCACGTGTTTTTTTCGTCTTCCTTGTTCGATGATTTTTCCTGCTTCTGTTTGACTAGCGATCGATCCATTTCGTCATCGCTATGCGCGCATGATGGAAGAAGTGATAAACAAAACACAACTACTATTGTCACTAGATAGTGATTGATCACAATAAGACAAAatcagaaataaaaagaaaaaccggCAATCCCTAATCCAGTTTCCTCTTttacgcatgcatgcatgcatgcccatGGATTCTTGCCGTGGATGGGCAGCAGCGACATAAAAAAAATTTGTGCGAAAGCCTTGTGCGCTGGATGGAGTCCTCATTGCGAGTGTAGATGCGTGTGCCGCCCTGACTGATGTTGCCATCAGCGTCAAGACTTGATGCGGTAGTCCGCCATGCCGGAGAACGTAGAACATCGGCAACGCTGGGAATTACAACGGTTCTTTTATCTTGGCCTAATCGCTTGGATAATGGTGGATGCATGCTGATCGATTTCTCCTGTACATGTGCATGCAAACTGGAGATCCAATGGATTTTTCATACATGTGCATGCGAATCAGagatccaatggatttttctgtTCAGTGGGTTCCCAAATCGTGGTTAGCAGCAAGTGCCCGCTGCCGCTGCATGCTTCTTCCCATGGATGCCGCTTGCGATGGAGACCGGCGCCATGGACAGTTGTTGTGCGTCGTCGGGTGTGACAATCTGGCGTTGTTGCCTGCATGCGGCCTCTGTCGTTCTTCATTGTAGCCTATCTCTCTAGCGGAGAGCAAAGTGCATGATAAcgtgttagagtaaaacgagattgaatgaaagtgaatgaaCGATTAGTCTTTATTGATGATAGCAATAGGGTATTTATACCCGGACGGAAGTACACATGTTGCTTAAGAGTCAAGTAACTTGAAGTTACTTAAGGGCCAAGTTATTACATAGTTTCTTTAAGAGTCAAAGAAGTGCATGGTTGCTTGAGGTCTAAGTAACCTATCTAAGAATTAACTTAATTCTAATCAGCTTAATTAATAAGCAACTAATCTATTCTTAACATATTCTACGTCGATGGAGCTCCACCCCAACAGCAAGACCGTTTTTGACCAAGCGCCACATGTGTATTTTGGCCTTAGGAGGGGCACTCGTTTCCCAAAGAGCCATATATCGGGCTTTTTGTGGTGGGCTGTAGAGTTTCCCTATGGCTCGCAGACACACAGCCCACCGTACACGAGTCCAAAAAAAAAGAATTCTAAAAGCGTCATGCCTGTGGTCCCTCTGAGTTTTGCAGATCATACAAGCCATCATCAATCAAATATAATCAAATACAGGTATATATCATTTTTATTGTCTCGTATCAaatgattaaaaaaatcaaatcgGCTGCCTAGGTTTCTAATAAGAATAGTAACGTATTGCTCAAGATGTAGAAACAAAGTAAGTACAGCGAAAACGAGAGCAGCAGTACACCAGAACAGGTACAAATACAACAACATTAGCAGCAACGATATCAACCAAACAACCGTATCAGCAGCTCCACGACGCGAAGATTTTCTCCGGTCCAGCAAAGGGAAGTCGCTCGCTCATGGCAGGTCCTCCTTCATGCCGCGGGCGAACTCCTGCGAGTGCTCCTTGGTGACGCAGCTGGCGAGCATCCTGGTGCCGTCCAGCGGCAGCGGCGCCTTGAGGATGACGACGGAGGCGATGAAGTCGTTGTTGACGAGCGGTCCGGCGAACATGGGCGGGCCGAAGCCGTAGTCCACGTCGGAGAACCCCAGCTTGCTCCAGTCGGAGACGTAGATGGACTCGTAGTCGAAGGTCATCTGGAAGGGGTCCTGCCGCGTCTCCTCCTTGGCGAACTGGAAGAACTCCACCGCCATCCGCTGCTTGGCCTCCCGGATCATGTCGATCACCTCCATCACCGACGACTCCAGCACCTTCTTGCTCGTCCCGGACATCTTCACGGGGAAGATGGAGTTGCCGTAGTACCCGGCGTCCAGCTTCAGCAGGTGGCGCACGCTGGCGAAGAAGCACAGCTTCACCGTGGCGTCCGGCTCCAGGTTCAGCGCCCGGGTACGGCACTGCCACAGCTTGGCCGTCAGCACGTCGAAGCCGGAGCAGAACTTGCCGCTGTGCGCCTTGTACTGCGTCTTGAGCCCGTCGATGTAGCCCGTGGGGAAGTCGAGCACGATGTAGTCCAGCGCCAGCACCGGGAGCTCCGGGAGAGGGCCCGGCTTGATGCTCGGGTTGGGGAACTTCTCCCTGTCCCACACCGGCTTCACCGTCGGCTCCGGGAGCCCCCGGGCCATGTCGCCGACCGCCTTGATGAACTGCGCCGCGCCCATGCCGTCCGCCGACGCGTGGTTGAACCGGAGGCCCATCACGAACCCGCCGCATGTGAATTTCGTGATCTGGAACCATGTGATACAAGTTACAAATGTCAGCACTGGATCTGCTCTAGTACCAAACTGTTGTCAAAAAAAGCTTTTAAGTGAACCATTCCCCCGTTTCATACTCCTATTTGTTTAACTAACATCCGGTGGATGCTCCCATGATTTCCGTGGGCTGTCCTCATGCTTTTAAAATGAACTGACAATCATGGGCACTTTGTGCCGAACCATGCATGCCACGGCGCGGGCAACAGGGATGCACGAACGAAACACCAAAAGAAAGCTTGGCGAGCTGTCTCCATGCTCGACGAAGATCGATCCTCTCCATTCCACCAGCACCTGTCGGTGGGCAACAACAGCAAAAGCAGGGGAATGGATGGGCTCTCCAACGAAAACCCTTGGCTTCGAAGCGAACACATAAGTACATACATTCAGACACACACCACCTAATCTTATCTGGCAAGGACGGCACCTGCAGGCATAACCTGGCAGTACATCTCCGGCTGTCACCGCATAACAATAACAATAATTAAGCTGCAAGCCTGAAACCAGCCCCGATTATTTAAGACAAGAAGATGAAGCGAGATCGCCATCATCCCTAGGGTCAAAGCTCAGTACGCCCGGTGGTCAAAATTCGGCAGCTCCGGTCTCTCGTCCCATGGCGATCACTTTCATCACCGGAATGATGGACGGAATCCTCCGGTGCGTGGCGTACGTACCTACTGCGCACGCGAGTGCGGTTCTACCGAACCACCCGTAACCCGCTGGACACCACCACCGTACCATCTTCCCCACCCATAAAAGTCGCGATTGGTCGCACGTACCGTCGCAGGCAGCGGCGGCATTACGCATACACAACCCGCAACAGAACAAAATTGCAGTGACGCAGTGGCGACACCTCGCCTGAAACGCCAGGAGAACGCCTGGATTTCACGAGCTCGCCCCGCCGGCGGCCGCCATTCCTATCGGTTCCTGGCAGCACCGGCGACGGGACCATTCAGCCTACTTCCAATGGCGTCACAGTGAAGAAGCACGTCAAGCACGAAAGTGGAAACCATGCCGTTGCTAATCACGGCAGTACGGTTCACACTGCGCAGACACGCATCACGAGCTCTCTGCTTCATCACTCGGGGTAACTCCGGCCACGTCTAACTCCGGGTAGCCGTTAACCGCTCCAGGCGACGTCGTAATCGCTTTTTACGAAGACCGGTGACGGGCTGACGCCGGCGGGGCCCACGTGACAGCCTCCTCGACCGACACCGTCAACAAATCGTCTCCACCCGTCACTACCCACCCATGACGCGTCGAAGGGGAAAAATGGGAGAAGCTTCCCACCACGacgccatccatccatccatccatccatcagcTGGCTGGCCGGCCATCTTCTGACCTGTCGGCTGTCGCCCCTGCTCCCCAGATCTACCCCCGCGCGCACGGATCTACCTCTCTCTACTCTCCCCGGATCGATGCGCCGGCGACTGATTTAGCTTAAGAATCACggtggccggccggccggccgccgGTAGCGTCACTGATGTGGAGCATGTATATGTACCTGCATCATCATGATGGTGTTGTGGGGCTCGACGGCCCAGAGATCGGCGGCGGGGTAGGGGACGAGGTCCTCCTTGGGGAGCAGCAGGGGGCGCTCCAGGAACCGGACGTCCTCCAGGCTGCACTCGGCGACGGCCTCCGCGAAGTAGACGCCGTCGGCGGTGCAGCGGATGGCGGGGCACCCCTTCTCCGGCTGCTCCACGATGCGCCCCGCCAGCGGGTAGAAGAAGGCCAGCGCCTTGCCCAGCGCCTCGCGGATCACGCCGGGGGCCGCGTCGGCGCCGGACCGGAAGATGTGCATCGACTCCACCAGGCCGCGGTGGGTCGGGTACCGGTCCACCCACGCCAGCGGCAGCGTGTGGTCGGGCGTCTCCGACGCCGGCTTCACCGCGCCCTCCGAGATCCGCGTCACCTTGAAGCTCGACGACGCCATGGCCGCTTCtttgaggcgtgtgtttgcgattgTGCGCGTGGGAGTCTTGGGACGAGGCTCTGGAGCTTTGAGCTTGAGCTGGTTCCTTAAATGGAAGTTTGGTCTTTGGTGGCTCGCTCGGCAGTCGGCAGTGGGTCGATGGTGTGTGGGGCCCGCCGCGGGAGGTGGGTGTGGGGTCGTGCGTTGGACTATTTTGCGGTGTGCCGTGGCTGCTTTCAACGGCGGAGATCGGCTGTCGGACGGGGTATTTCACGTACGGGTTTTCATAGCCGTTCAAACGCACATGCATGGCGGCCGTCCATACTTGGTTACTACAGTGGCATTTTTTCTGTTGCGACGTTTGTACTGCTGTGTTGCCCGCCGTGGTTCCATGTGCATCTTTGGCGTCAACATCTTTTTCGCCGCAACCTAGTCGTCGCAGGCAGGGTATATGCTCACACTAGCGTGGATGTAGGGATGTAGGAGCATCTACTCTCGCCTGGCCATCAAAACCAGCCTCTCCAGTGCGTGCACACGTGTTGGGGCGCGTGTGAAAATACTCCACCAGTTGTAACAGGTGAGTATTTAATTCACACTAGCATAAATGTCCACGAGTTGTAACGAGAAAGAAAATTACGACAACGACAAAGAGGTGCATGCCAAGAtttagaaaaaaaaacaaaacatatACAGCTGGACATCAAATGACCCTTCATATGTCTGCGGACACATCCGGTCAATGGTTGGAcaggagagaagaaaaaaaaggactcAACGAGACCCTTCATATCATGTCTATATGTTCCGGACTGCTCGCGAACCCGCATATTCATCTCAAAAATGGGAGGATATGAGTGCTCGCCGACGCGACCGGTCAGTCCGTCACATAGGAAGTGTCCTCATCCCGGaccatccttttcttttcttcattcattcttttctttctttttcttcctctgtGGCAATCACGTGTAAGTGATCAAAaatataagaaaaaaaataaagagtgTGACTGTGTGGACGGACAAACAAGGGACACGACCGATCACTTATCCGGTGCGCCGAGGGCGTTTAGTGGTCATATTTGCAATGTCCGTCATACATGCTCTTATTCAGCAAAAGAATCCTCAACACTGAGATTAGGTCAGTACATACATTACTTTACCAATTACATAGTCCACGTTGTGTGCTTCGATTCGATTGTATGTGCATCTTGTCCATAGCGTGTGTACGTACCATCTAGGACTTGTATAGGCTAGCCCATATGGTTTTATACAAAAGCTAACTTCTTTGCATGTTCGAACCTATGTCGAATCTACAGCTGCTCCCGTCTTGGCTCTTTTTTTTGCCACGTTCTTTTTGTCCATAGCGTAGTATGACTCATCTTGTCTTGGCCTTCTTTTTACAATGTTATTTTATGATTTAATTGGAGCCCACCAGCATAAGTGAACGTTCTTTCTTTTTCCTTCTAAATTGATGCTCCCTTCGTTCAGAATTATTTATCGCATAAATAAATATAAATTAATGTATCAAGAAATTAAAATACATTTAGACATTCATTATTATGATAAATATTTTGAATGCAGGAAATAGAATCTAGTGTAAAAAATTGGGATGGTACTACTTGATTGGCTGCCGGATCCATCTTGTGACATGGTTGTATGGTAGTAGTTTAGTTGGCTGGACTCTTTG
Coding sequences within:
- the LOC123442926 gene encoding acyl transferase 9; the encoded protein is MASSSFKVTRISEGAVKPASETPDHTLPLAWVDRYPTHRGLVESMHIFRSGADAAPGVIREALGKALAFFYPLAGRIVEQPEKGCPAIRCTADGVYFAEAVAECSLEDVRFLERPLLLPKEDLVPYPAADLWAVEPHNTIMMMQITKFTCGGFVMGLRFNHASADGMGAAQFIKAVGDMARGLPEPTVKPVWDREKFPNPSIKPGPLPELPVLALDYIVLDFPTGYIDGLKTQYKAHSGKFCSGFDVLTAKLWQCRTRALNLEPDATVKLCFFASVRHLLKLDAGYYGNSIFPVKMSGTSKKVLESSVMEVIDMIREAKQRMAVEFFQFAKEETRQDPFQMTFDYESIYVSDWSKLGFSDVDYGFGPPMFAGPLVNNDFIASVVILKAPLPLDGTRMLASCVTKEHSQEFARGMKEDLP